The stretch of DNA caattcattttcattatcattatcattattatccaaatgaatttgtattttgtttgttaaattgtttgttaaattatttacaattgaaaGTTCTtgtatatcatcatcatcatcatcatcattatgattttttacttttttattttcattttcatggattttaatttcttcttgttGAACAGtatcaactttatttttatcatttaaaatttcttgtatttcATCGTCATTTTCATTAGTTTgcagcatatttttttcttcatgttgTTGGTTTTCGTGTGTCTCATTCAAAGTGTCATCAAGTTCAATATTAATTGGTTCTTTATTTACTTGATCTGTCATAGAGTCATATGCTGGTTCATTCAATTGACttgtaactttatttttttctttattgatgGATTCATCAAGTTCATCATCTATATCAactattatttgattttctttACTCTGATTAACttgtacattattattatcattatttatttcattttcaacttGTTTAATTCCATttgatatttcatataatttattttttacttgatttgaTTCTAGCATATGTAaaacagataaattttttctaaaaacttGTTCAATTTCCATTGGTTCTGATGTATTTTGAGTTGATAATTGTTGTGAATTTTCAGTAATTGGCTCTTGTGTAATATCTTCAATTTCAGGTGaatatttttctcttattttttcttcaacaacaattggtttttcaatattatttatttgtggtattaatgttgatgttgatgtttcTGGAGTCCAATCAAAAACTTCAGGAGGTAAAGATGTGACATTTGTAATTTGTATATTCATTGTTggtaaaatattgttgattttttcatGAACAATGGGTACAGAGATAATTGGTTCAGCAAAATAAGAAAGTGTTTGAgttgattcatttattttaggaATATTAATAGCCATTAAATCATTGTTAGTCATTGTTGATTGTTCAACAACATTAGTAGGTATTTCAATCGTTTCTAcacattttgatgatgatgatgatgcaagTGTTTCTTCAAGACAAGATTCTACAGCTTTTGATGGTGATGGTGTACGTATTTCAAGAGAACTTACCAAAGCTTCTAAAGATGGTGCACATATTTCAGAAGGTAATTCAACAGCTtttgatggtggtggtggtgatgtaTAAATATCACAAGATGATAATTCATCAACTGCTAAAGATGATTTACGTCttttcaatgatgatgatgatgatttacgTGATTTTGATGGTCCtgttttacgtttttttgattgttgaattatttcatCTGGTGTATCATAAATTTCTGGAGCTTGTTCActattatcaacattattttcaatagttttaTCAGCTGATGAAATTATTTCAGATGTAGTATTGTCATCAGGTGGagtattgtcatcatcatcatcatcatcatcattttcttcattattattattattattattattaatagatggtgtttttttaatagatgattcatcatcactatcaataacaataatatcgttattaataattttttttgtattttcattagaAGGTGTTTCATTTGATGAATCAGAATCTGATGATGTTTCTGGACGAGGACCAATAAATGTACTGTTAcatccatttttattttgacaattaatttcttgttgttttaatttaaatgaacgTGGCCCAGGACGTATTTTAattggtatattatttttattttgtaatgaaTAATCAAACATTGGTGTATCAACACCAACTGATATATCAGAATCACTATCTTCAgatatattgttgttgttgttgttgttgttggtgataGTAGTGGTCGtagtagaaaatatatttgatgacgatgatgacgatgatgatgatgttgatgtatCGTTAAAACgacttgaattattatcattatttttatttaatattgatgaacACTCAGTACAATCCCACAATGGATGTAACCATTTTAATTTACCACATTCAACATGTATACCTTGTGATCCACATGTACGACAAAGTATTAAATCCCATTTAGCATTTGATATTGAATAACTTCTGCCTTTTGGACAACGACATAATTTAGCATCACATCTATTGTGTCTATATAAAAGTTCTTCAAATGCATGTGGTACCAATTCCCATGATGCATCTTGACATGGTATAAATATACCTCTATCAAGCATAGCTTtttgaaattcttttttattattacataatggacatttaaaaaaataaccagcACTCATTGCTAATCGTTGTACACAATTACGATGAAAccatgcattttttttacaacatggTGCCCATAatgtttgaaatttatcaGAACGTTTAACTGTTTCTAAACAAATATAACAAGTTGAATTTTCATgtgttattgatgatgatgatgatgatgatgataatgatgttgatgataaatcaacatCAAGTGATGCATTAAAACGTTCTTCAGCTTTATTTCTTGGACGATGACTAACACAATATGATCTAAATTCAccaaaaaattgatgaagtgAACCAGCTTTTAAACCACATGGATAATGAAATATTCTTTTACATTTTGTATTACAACATCCAAGAGTTGCACCATTTCTTTTGCAATATGAACAATATAATCTTTTACCTCTTCGTAATTCTTTTTGTATATCATCAGCAAGAAAACCTAATATACCATCTTCATCTTCACCTCTTTGTTgcatatttgatgataataataaacaataataatgtgtTACAAGTCCATTGTGCTCATATATTTTACCAAATTTAagctcatcatcatcacttgaATTACAAAATACACAAGCtttttcatcaacattattgttattattttttttatttttattgttgttgctaCTTTTTTGAGTAGATTTATCACCACTTTCGTGTCGTggcatatttattttgttaatattctTATAGGTATATAGCTATATGTTGAATGTTGTGTGTCATTtggtgattattattattattattttccttagctacacatctgttttagaaaaaaaaaaaatatgtaattgtttatttatttaatacataaataataataatactttgtGTGATATTTGTGAAATATTAGGCAATAAATAGGTACCTATACctatactattatttatttttacttacgTTGACTAtgtaaatatgtaaatttaacgttttgtttgattttgtttttttctttttttgtcaatGCTTGCTAAACGCCATTTGCCAGATATACCtatacttgaattattattattgttatttgaaatattataaatata from Aphidius gifuensis isolate YNYX2018 linkage group LG4, ASM1490517v1, whole genome shotgun sequence encodes:
- the LOC122853666 gene encoding putative mediator of RNA polymerase II transcription subunit 26 gives rise to the protein MPRHESGDKSTQKSSNNNKNKKNNNNNVDEKACVFCNSSDDDELKFGKIYEHNGLVTHYYCLLLSSNMQQRGEDEDGILGFLADDIQKELRRGKRLYCSYCKRNGATLGCCNTKCKRIFHYPCGLKAGSLHQFFGEFRSYCVSHRPRNKAEERFNASLDVDLSSTSLSSSSSSSSITHENSTCYICLETVKRSDKFQTLWAPCCKKNAWFHRNCVQRLAMSAGYFFKCPLCNNKKEFQKAMLDRGIFIPCQDASWELVPHAFEELLYRHNRCDAKLCRCPKGRSYSISNAKWDLILCRTCGSQGIHVECGKLKWLHPLWDCTECSSILNKNNDNNSSRFNDTSTSSSSSSSSSNIFSTTTTTITNNNNNNNNISEDSDSDISVGVDTPMFDYSLQNKNNIPIKIRPGPRSFKLKQQEINCQNKNGCNSTFIGPRPETSSDSDSSNETPSNENTKKIINNDIIVIDSDDESSIKKTPSINNNNNNNNEENDDDDDDDDNTPPDDNTTSEIISSADKTIENNVDNSEQAPEIYDTPDEIIQQSKKRKTGPSKSRKSSSSSLKRRKSSLAVDELSSCDIYTSPPPPSKAVELPSEICAPSLEALVSSLEIRTPSPSKAVESCLEETLASSSSSKCVETIEIPTNVVEQSTMTNNDLMAINIPKINESTQTLSYFAEPIISVPIVHEKINNILPTMNIQITNVTSLPPEVFDWTPETSTSTLIPQINNIEKPIVVEEKIREKYSPEIEDITQEPITENSQQLSTQNTSEPMEIEQVFRKNLSVLHMLESNQVKNKLYEISNGIKQVENEINNDNNNVQVNQSKENQIIVDIDDELDESINKEKNKVTSQLNEPAYDSMTDQVNKEPINIELDDTLNETHENQQHEEKNMLQTNENDDEIQEILNDKNKVDTVQQEEIKIHENENKKVKNHNQIIENKNQVLEITESNKNLNDNSSSSKRKLNTEEVECIEWASNKPDEVVISPEKNIKVEQQSTKRRKTHHSYVYSRSRKKSTTTTTTNQQTINNNHQQQQQQQIIQKNIPSIYKNGISLDKAAFINVLGNNFVVPLDVIDSKVNETASSSTSSSTSTILNYDGDAGTTPDDESRPKKYDKRGIGNNENCTQKINQQFNIDDIFQKELSSTRPNNCATRLMNNKILLKNLKFKVNSNDNLKIIISKTCSININIESMSKSKKLIKPIKSSTDESSSSSSSSSASSLIILPNQIKNQQINQFNLTNNNNNNNNCRSRSSKFKNDAVKENLAPHKNNDLIEKSPVKDKKINQLRDSSNDSTNSDDGLRENIFFKTNNICNEKIIQNVTKPKKNIINNIKNIISGDFNNNNNNNNNYRFIVSIDLSKIPSFVESNPDIFKNNNKNLKKQKKLLHRSKSMNDLNNLLSNNSNNILIKRTSSYDSITTILTKKIKNDKYLNSIDTTKQIIKNKKIHSFENHSCVR